One Helianthus annuus cultivar XRQ/B chromosome 7, HanXRQr2.0-SUNRISE, whole genome shotgun sequence genomic region harbors:
- the LOC110866884 gene encoding receptor kinase-like protein Xa21, producing the protein MSFLSKLTIVKLGSNNLTGGISPFLGNITSIEVFSVPRNPLGGNIPDAIGHWKSLKEIYLGACNLSGIIPYSIYNLSLLANISLPDNQLTGSLPPGIGVMLPHLAILQLWDNQLTGPLPPSISNCSRLQMISITRNKFSGKLTIDFAKLRDISVINLGGNNFGSKEADEMKFIDSLKNCTSLEILSLNYCNFQGVLPVSIGNLSDQLFCISLGYNQLQGNLPRSIGNLVGLSILHLEGNHFTGNIPLTIGNLQKLQVIRLDGNQLSGPIPDTMGNLSMLNNLYLSFNRLEGHIPSSIGKCHRLLEVYLNNNKLNGNIPTQLLQVSSLSVKLDLSQNNLFGSLPTEVGDLKMLSDLDLSDNNISGSIPSSLGDCASLSRLSLKGNLFQGMIPPSLSSLKGLVELDISHNNLSGQIPRFLERLLLKKLNLSYNDFEGEVPMLGVFGNASAFSVFGNSRLCGGFVELRLPICNETKKHKKKLPLFVTVILIASTLFIIICLAYAWCKKKNKSQPSHPLTNKQLIKVSYNQLLKATNGFSEANLIGNGGFSSVYKGTLGEGDDRFVAVKVLHLQNRGAQRSFMRECEAWRNIRHRNLLKIITSCSSVDYQGNDFKALLYEFMSNGSLHDWLHSSERTSRLNLLQIANILLDVASALDYIHNHCIPAIVHGDLKPSNILLDDDMVAHVGDFGLARFLGTNSNQNSSSGGIKGTVGYAPPEYGLWSEMTSSGDVYSFGILILEAMTQKKPTDDIFNESLSLHKFASMALLDHVTDVIDVNILNACQEDETFMQNQEENAKKIEELLASIVKIGVSCSMDSPQQRMNIRNVVQELHHILDALHSM; encoded by the exons ATGAGTTTTCTCTCCAAGCTCACTATTGTTAAACTTGGTAGTAATAACTTAACTGGTGGAATATCGCCTTTCTTGGGGAATATTACATCAATTGAGGTGTTCTCCGTTCCAAGAAATCCACTGGGCGGGAACATTCCGGACGCCATAGGCCATTGGAAAAGCTTAAAAGAAATTTACCTAGGTGCTTGTAATTTATCTGGAATCATCCCTTATTCTATTTATAACCTTTCACTCCTAGCTAATATTAGCTTGCCTGATAATCAACTGACTGGCAGTCTTCCTCCGGGCATAGGTGTGATGCTCCCTCATCTTGCCATCCTTCAATTATGGGATAACCAACTAACTGGACCTCTTCCACCATCAATTTCTAATTGTTCAAGATTACAAATGATTTCCATAACTAGGAACAAGTTTAGTGGGAAGTTGACAATCGATTTTGCAAAACTAAGAGATATATCTGTTATAAACTTAGGTGGTAACAACTTTGGAAGCAAAGAAGCAGATGAAATGAAGTTTATTGATTCATTGAAGAACTGCACGAGCTTAGAAATCTTGAGTCTTAATTATTGCAACTTTCAAGGAGTGCTCCCTGTATCAATCGGCAATCTTTCTGATCAACTCTTTTGTATTTCTTTGGGATACAATCAACTTCAAGGAAACCTTCCTAGATCAATCGGTAATCTAGTTGGTTTGTCCATCTTACATTTAGAAGGTAACCACTTCACAGGTAACATTCCCTTAACCATTGGTAATCTTCAAAAGCTACAAGTTATCCGACTAGATGGAAACCAACTTTCAGGGCCAATTCCTGATACCATGGGAAACTTATCAATGTTGAACAATCTTTACTTAAGTTTCAACAGATTAGAAGGGCATATTCCATCAAGCATAGGAAAATGTCACCGTCTCTTAGAAGTGTACCTTAACAACAACAAACTTAATGGGAACATACCTACACAACTTCTTCAAGTTTCTTCTTTATCCGTAAAATTGGATCTTTCTCAAAACAATTTGTTTGGTTCACTTCCAACCGAGGTTGGAGACCTCAAAATGTTGAGTGATCTAGATTTATCCGACAATAATATATCAGGTAGCATTCCTAGTAGCCTTGGTGATTGTGCTAGCCTATCAAGGTTATCCCTCAAAGGCAACTTATTTCAAGGTATGATTCCACCGTCATTAAGTTCCTTGAAAGGATTGGTGGAACTCGACATCTCTCACAATAACTTATCCGGCCAAATTCCTCGATTCTTAGAACGGTTATTGTTAAAAAAATTGAACCTATCATATAATGATTTTGAGGGTGAAGTACCAATGTTGGGAGTGTTCGGCAATGCAAGTGCGTTCTCTGTTTTCGGGAATAGTAGGCTTTGTGGTGGCTTTGTTGAACTTAGGTTACCCATATGCAATGAGACGAAGAAACATAAAAAAAAGTTACCTTTGTTTGTAACTGTCATTTTGATTGCATCTACACTTTTCATCATAATATGTTTGGCATATGCTTGGTGTAAGAAGAAGAACAAGAGCCAACCGTCTCATCCTTTAACGAACAAACAATTGATAAAAGTTTCTTACAATCAACTTCTCAAGGCTACTAATGGGTTCTCGGAAGCCAATTTGATTGGAAATGGTGGATTTAGTTCCGTTTATAAAGGAACCCTCGGTGAAGGTGATGATAGATTTGTTGCAGTCAAAGTTCTTCACCTTCAAAATCGAGGAGCTCAAAGAAGCTTTATGAGGGAGTGTGAAGCATGGCGAAACATTCGCCACCGAAATTTATTGAAGATAATAACTTCATGTTCAAGTGTTGACTATCAAGGAAACGATTTCAAAGCTTTGTTATATGAGTTCATGTCCAATGGGAGTTTACATGATTGGTTGCATTCAAGTGAAAGAACATCAAGACTCAATCTTCTTCAAATAGCAAATATTCTTTTGGATGTAGCATCTGCACTTGATTATATTCACAATCACTGCATACCTGCCATTGTTCACGGTGACTTGAAGCCTAGCAACATTTTACTCGATGATGATATGGTGGCTCATGTTGGAGACTTCGGTCTAGCTCGATTTCTTGGGACAAATTCAAACCAAAACAGCTCATCCGGGGGGATTAAAGGAACAGTTGGTTATGCTCCTCCag AGTATGGTCTTTGGAGTGAGATGACAAGTAGTGGGGATGTCTACAGTTTTGGAATATTAATACTAGAGGCAATGACTCAGAAAAAACCAACCGATGATATCTTTAATGAAAGCCTTAGCCTTCATAAATTTGCTTCCATGGCCTTGCTAGACCATGTAACCGATGTTATTGATGTTAACATTCTAAATGCTTGTCAAGAGGATGAAACTTTCATGCAAAACCAGGAAGAAAATGCAAAGAAAATAGAGGAACTTTTAGCTTCAATAGTGAAGATTGGAGTATCATGTTCTATGGATTCTCCACAACAACGGATGAACATAAGAAATGTTGTGCAAGAATTGCACCATATTTTAGATGCACTTCATAGTATGTAA